Proteins from a genomic interval of Trichoderma breve strain T069 chromosome 2, whole genome shotgun sequence:
- a CDS encoding sec61beta family domain-containing protein — protein MSSRPSSPANGPAAASGSSISRPSSPTPPGGPRTAIRRRAAADQKEKLANARPSSTRAAGAGGSSSTMLRLYTDESPGLKVDPVVVLVLSLVFIFSVVALHIIAKISRKFSS, from the exons ATG TCTTCTCGTCCCTCTTCACCCGCCAATGGCCCCGCCGCGGCCAGCGGTTCCAGCATCAGCCGACCTTCCTCTCCCACTCCTCCCGGCGGACCTCGAACTGCGATCCGTCGACGTGCTGCCGCTGAtcagaaggagaagcttgccAATGCCAGGCCAAGCAGCACACGGgccgctggcgctggcggctccagcagcaccaTGCTGA GACTTTACACCGACGAATCTCCCGGACTGAAGGTCGACcctgttgttgttcttgtcCTGTCCCTggttttcatcttctccgttGTTGCTCTGCATA TCATTGCCAAGATCAGCCGCAAGTTTTCGAGCTAA